Proteins from a genomic interval of Nitrospirota bacterium:
- a CDS encoding helix-turn-helix domain-containing protein, with protein MTVKQVAEYLQMDEHTVYKLARSGQIPSLKIAGQWRF; from the coding sequence ATGACGGTTAAACAAGTCGCTGAATATTTACAAATGGACGAACACACCGTCTATAAACTTGCACGCTCTGGTCAAATCCCTTCCCTCAAAATCGCTGGTCAGTGGCGGTTT